One Helianthus annuus cultivar XRQ/B chromosome 12, HanXRQr2.0-SUNRISE, whole genome shotgun sequence genomic region harbors:
- the LOC110880779 gene encoding uncharacterized protein LOC110880779, protein MVLKGKNFLFVSGLLTDGMMRLNVINVYAPQNNGEKKALWDKITLIIQRGQGWWIVLGDFNAVRDPSERKKSFFDPVSARDFNDFVDNTGLREYDLKGLSFTYFANRCGVCKLSRIDRVFVCDSIFNKWPSACVRALKREHSDHAPLCLTLIDTNFGPKPFRWFDSWLDRPGCEDVVKNALLEWQTNGSADLKFTKKMGMLRAKLKMWIQDTRFKENEDFNRLKKEQEDMELLMEQKDLDEVDLWVWAECKKSLEEIELFRSREMIQKSRVKWAALGDENTSLFHSIVNGRKARNSIPGLDINGEWVSKPL, encoded by the coding sequence ATGGTATTAAAAGGCAAAAACTTTTTGTTTGTGTCTGGTCTTTTAACGGATGGTATGATGCGGCTTAATGTGATTAACGTTTATGCTCCTCAAAATAATGGTGAGAAAAAGGCTCTTTgggataaaattactttgattaTACAAAGGGGTCAAGGTTGGTGGATTGTGCTTGGCGATTTTAATGCGGTTAGAGATCCGAGTGAAAGAAAAAAATCGTTTTTTGACCCAGTTAGCGCTAGagattttaatgattttgttgaCAATACGGGTCTTCGTGAATATGACTTAAAGGGTTTGAGTTTTACTTACTTTGCTAATCGGTGTGGTGTTTGTAAATTGAGTAGAATTGACAGGGTGTTCGTTTGTGATAGTATTTTCAATAAATGGCCCAGCGCTTGCGTCAGAGCTTTGAAACGTGAGCATTCTGATCACGCCCCATTGTGTTTAACTTTGATTGACACCAATTTTGGTCCCAAACCTTTCCGGTGGTTTGATTCCTGGTTGGATAGACCAGGGTGTGAAGATGTTGTTAAGAATGCGTTATTAGAGTGGCAGACTAATGGTTCGGCAGATTTGAAATTTACGAAAAAGATGGGTATGCTTCGGGCTAAATTAAAAATGTGGATTCAAGATACTAGGTTTaaagaaaatgaagattttaatcggTTGAAAAAAGAACAGGAAGACATGGAGTTGCTTATGGAACAAAAAGATTTGGATGAAGTGGATCTATGGGTTTGGGCGGAGTGTAAGAAGAGTTTGGAAGAAATTGAGTTGTTTAGAAGCCGAGAGATGATACAAAAATCTCGGGTTAAATGGGCTGCTCTCGGGGATGAGAATACTAGCCTTTTTCATAGTATAGTTAATGGCCGTAAAGCGAGAAATTCTATTCCGGGTTTGGACATTAACGGTGAATGGGTTTCCAAACCGCTTTAA